In the genome of Pseudomonas protegens, one region contains:
- the mrdA gene encoding penicillin-binding protein 2 has protein sequence MSQPIRIKDHEKDARLVRGRVVFGAIMVICLIGVLIARLYYLQVIQYDYHSTLSENNRVHVQPIPPTRGLIFDRNGVVVADNRPSFSLSMTRERSGNWQQVLDVIVEVLELTPEDRVLFEKRMKQGRRPFEPVPILFELTEEQIARIAVNQFRLPGVEVVAQLVRHYPQGAHFAHSVGYMGRINEKELKSLDPVNYSGTHHIGKTGIERFYEPELHGQVGYEEVETNARGRVLRVLKRTDPIPGKDIVLSLDIKLQEAAELALGGRRGAVVALDPNTGEVLAMVSQPSFDPNLFVTGISFKAYAELRDSIDRPLFNRVLRGLYPPGSTIKPAVAIAGLDAGVVTASSRVYDPGYYQLPNYDHKYRNWNRTGDGYVDLDTAIMRSNDTYFYDLAHKLGIDRLSAYLSKFGIGQKVSLDMFEESPGLMPTREWKRATRRQAWFPGETLILGIGQGYMQSTPLQLAQATALVASKGKWNRPHLAKSIEGEKPVDHNPMPDIVLRDPSDWLKVNHGMQQVMHGARGTARKAAIGSPYRIAGKSGTAQVVAIKQGEKYDRSKVQERHRDHALFVGFAPAENPKIVVSVMVENGESGSGVAAPVVRQVMDAWLLGPDGQLKPEFASPISAEATAREE, from the coding sequence ATGTCCCAGCCGATCCGTATCAAGGACCACGAAAAAGACGCCCGTCTGGTGCGTGGCCGGGTCGTGTTCGGCGCCATTATGGTGATCTGCCTGATTGGCGTGCTGATTGCCCGGCTGTATTACCTGCAGGTGATCCAGTACGACTATCACTCCACGCTTTCGGAGAACAATCGGGTGCATGTGCAACCGATTCCCCCGACTCGCGGGCTGATTTTCGACCGTAACGGCGTGGTGGTGGCCGATAACCGGCCCAGCTTCAGCCTGAGCATGACCCGCGAGCGTTCCGGCAATTGGCAGCAGGTCCTCGACGTGATCGTCGAGGTCCTGGAGCTGACCCCGGAAGATCGCGTGCTGTTCGAAAAGCGCATGAAGCAGGGGCGGCGTCCCTTCGAACCGGTGCCGATCCTGTTCGAATTGACCGAAGAACAGATCGCCCGAATCGCGGTGAACCAGTTCCGCCTGCCCGGGGTGGAAGTGGTGGCCCAGTTGGTCCGCCATTACCCTCAAGGCGCGCACTTTGCGCATTCCGTGGGCTACATGGGGCGGATCAACGAGAAAGAACTGAAGTCCCTGGACCCGGTGAACTACAGCGGCACCCACCATATCGGCAAGACCGGCATCGAGCGTTTCTACGAGCCGGAACTGCACGGCCAGGTCGGCTACGAAGAGGTGGAAACCAACGCCCGTGGCCGGGTGCTGCGGGTGCTCAAGCGCACCGATCCGATTCCCGGCAAGGACATTGTCCTGAGCCTGGACATCAAGTTGCAGGAGGCGGCGGAACTGGCCCTGGGCGGGCGTCGTGGTGCGGTGGTAGCGCTGGATCCGAACACCGGTGAAGTGCTGGCAATGGTCAGCCAGCCGAGCTTCGATCCCAACCTGTTCGTCACCGGCATCAGCTTCAAGGCCTATGCCGAGTTGCGTGACTCGATCGACCGGCCACTGTTCAACCGGGTGCTGCGCGGCCTGTATCCACCGGGCTCGACCATCAAGCCGGCGGTAGCCATTGCCGGGCTGGATGCCGGGGTGGTGACGGCCTCGTCCCGCGTCTACGACCCGGGTTACTACCAGTTGCCCAACTACGATCACAAGTACCGTAACTGGAACCGCACCGGTGACGGTTATGTCGACCTGGATACCGCGATCATGCGGTCCAATGACACCTATTTCTACGACCTGGCCCACAAGCTGGGCATTGATCGGCTCTCGGCCTATCTGAGCAAGTTCGGGATCGGCCAGAAAGTCTCCCTGGACATGTTCGAGGAGTCCCCGGGGCTGATGCCGACCCGTGAGTGGAAGCGTGCCACCCGGCGCCAGGCCTGGTTCCCGGGGGAAACCCTGATTCTCGGGATCGGCCAGGGCTACATGCAGTCCACCCCGTTGCAACTGGCCCAGGCCACCGCGCTGGTTGCCAGCAAGGGCAAGTGGAACCGGCCGCACCTGGCCAAGAGCATCGAGGGCGAGAAACCGGTGGACCACAACCCGATGCCGGATATCGTCCTGCGCGACCCGTCGGATTGGCTGAAGGTCAATCACGGCATGCAGCAGGTGATGCACGGTGCCCGGGGCACCGCGCGCAAGGCGGCAATCGGATCGCCGTACCGGATTGCCGGCAAGAGTGGTACGGCCCAGGTGGTGGCCATCAAGCAGGGCGAGAAGTACGACCGCTCCAAGGTTCAGGAGCGGCACCGCGACCACGCCCTGTTTGTCGGTTTTGCCCCGGCGGAAAACCCGAAAATCGTGGTCTCGGTCATGGTCGAGAACGGTGAGTCGGGCTCCGGCGTCGCGGCCCCAGTGGTGCGCCAGGTGATGGATGCCTGGCTTCTCGGCCCGGATGGCCAGCTCAAGCCTGAGTTCGCCAGCCCTATCAGCGCGGAGGCTACGGCCCGTGAAGAGTAA
- the rodA gene encoding rod shape-determining protein RodA, translated as MRRRATLLQRLHIDGPLLVLLLTLAAGSLFVLYSASGKSWDLLAKQATSFGIGLVSMIVIAQFEPRFMARWVPLAYVFGVVLLVVVDVMGHNAMGATRWINIPGVIRFQPSEFMKIIMPATIAWYLSKRTLPPHLKHVGISLILIGIPFILIVRQPDLGTALLILAGGTFVLFMGGLRWRWILSVLAAAVPVAIAMWFFIMHDYQKQRILTFLDPESDPLGTGWNIIQSKAAIGSGGVFGKGWLLGTQSHLDFLPESHTDFIIAVMGEEFGLVGICALLLIYLLLIGRGLVITAQAQTLFGKLLAGSLTMTFFVYVFVNIGMVSGLLPVVGVPLPFISYGGTSLVTLLSAFGVLMSIHTHRKWIAQV; from the coding sequence ATGCGGCGTCGCGCGACGCTGTTGCAGCGCCTGCATATCGACGGCCCGTTGCTGGTGCTGCTGCTGACCCTGGCCGCCGGCAGCCTGTTCGTGCTGTATTCGGCCAGCGGCAAGAGCTGGGATCTTTTGGCCAAGCAGGCCACGTCCTTTGGTATCGGCCTGGTATCGATGATTGTCATCGCCCAGTTCGAGCCGCGGTTCATGGCGCGCTGGGTGCCCCTGGCTTATGTGTTCGGCGTGGTGTTGCTGGTGGTGGTGGACGTCATGGGCCACAACGCCATGGGTGCGACCCGCTGGATCAACATTCCCGGGGTGATCCGCTTCCAGCCGTCGGAGTTCATGAAGATCATCATGCCGGCGACCATCGCCTGGTACCTGTCCAAGCGCACGCTGCCGCCGCATCTCAAGCATGTGGGGATCAGCCTGATCCTGATCGGCATTCCGTTCATCCTGATCGTGCGCCAGCCGGACCTGGGGACGGCCTTGCTGATCCTGGCCGGCGGCACTTTCGTGCTGTTCATGGGCGGCCTGCGCTGGCGCTGGATCCTCAGCGTGCTGGCGGCCGCGGTGCCCGTGGCGATCGCCATGTGGTTCTTCATCATGCATGACTACCAGAAGCAGCGGATTCTCACCTTCCTCGATCCCGAGAGCGATCCTCTGGGCACCGGCTGGAACATCATCCAGTCCAAGGCGGCCATCGGTTCCGGTGGAGTTTTTGGCAAGGGCTGGCTGCTGGGCACCCAGTCGCACCTGGACTTTCTGCCAGAGAGCCACACCGACTTCATCATTGCGGTCATGGGCGAGGAGTTCGGCCTGGTGGGCATCTGTGCGCTGCTGCTGATCTACCTGCTGTTGATCGGGCGCGGGCTGGTGATCACCGCCCAGGCGCAGACGCTGTTCGGCAAGTTGCTCGCGGGCAGCCTGACCATGACGTTTTTTGTTTACGTTTTCGTCAACATCGGTATGGTCAGTGGCTTGTTGCCGGTGGTGGGAGTGCCGTTGCCGTTCATTAGCTACGGAGGAACTTCGCTGGTGACACTACTGTCAGCGTTTGGGGTTTTGATGTCGATCCATACCCATCGCAAGTGGATCGCGCAGGTTTGA
- the mltB gene encoding lytic murein transglycosylase B, translating into MKNSMQAMRGWAARYAPWVGLVSILGAAQTAFAGDYEGSPQVAEFVGEMTRDYGFAGEQLMGVFREAERKQSILDAISRPAERVKQWKEYRPMFITDARIARGVDFWRQHEAVLARAEQEYGVPAQVIVSIIGVETFFGRNTGNYRVIDALSTLGFDYPPRAEFFRKELREFLLLAREEQLDPLSLKGSYAGAMGLPQFMPSSFRAYAVDFDGDGHINIWTNPDDAIGSVASYFKRHGWVAGEPVVSRADVRGDRVDEGLTTGIEPTKTVGELRALGWSSHDALRDDMPVTAFRLEGDNGPEYWMGLKNFYAITRYNRSVMYAMAVHQLSEQLVQARGVK; encoded by the coding sequence GTGAAGAATTCAATGCAAGCAATGCGTGGCTGGGCCGCTCGGTATGCGCCGTGGGTCGGTCTGGTAAGCATCCTGGGTGCAGCGCAAACCGCGTTCGCCGGTGATTACGAAGGTTCGCCGCAAGTGGCCGAATTCGTTGGCGAAATGACCCGGGACTATGGCTTTGCCGGGGAACAGCTGATGGGCGTGTTCCGCGAGGCCGAGCGCAAGCAGTCGATTCTTGACGCCATTTCCCGGCCTGCCGAGCGGGTCAAGCAGTGGAAGGAATACCGGCCGATGTTCATCACCGATGCGCGCATTGCGCGCGGGGTGGATTTCTGGCGTCAGCATGAGGCGGTCCTGGCCCGAGCCGAGCAGGAATACGGCGTGCCGGCCCAGGTCATAGTGTCGATCATCGGCGTTGAAACCTTTTTCGGCCGCAATACCGGGAATTACCGTGTAATCGACGCATTATCGACCCTTGGGTTCGATTATCCGCCGCGGGCCGAGTTCTTCCGCAAGGAGCTGCGCGAGTTCCTGCTGCTGGCCCGCGAAGAGCAGCTTGATCCGCTGAGTCTCAAGGGGTCCTACGCCGGGGCCATGGGCCTGCCACAGTTCATGCCCAGCAGTTTCCGCGCCTATGCGGTGGATTTTGACGGTGATGGGCACATCAATATCTGGACCAACCCGGACGATGCCATTGGCAGCGTGGCCAGCTACTTCAAGCGCCATGGCTGGGTCGCCGGCGAACCGGTGGTCAGTCGCGCCGATGTGCGTGGCGATCGCGTGGACGAAGGCCTGACCACGGGCATCGAGCCGACCAAGACGGTGGGGGAGTTGCGAGCCCTAGGCTGGTCGAGTCATGATGCGCTGCGCGATGATATGCCGGTCACCGCTTTCCGCCTGGAAGGTGACAATGGCCCGGAATATTGGATGGGTCTGAAGAATTTTTACGCGATCACTCGCTATAACCGCAGCGTGATGTATGCCATGGCCGTACATCAGTTGTCTGAACAGCTGGTCCAAGCACGGGGCGTCAAGTAA
- a CDS encoding septal ring lytic transglycosylase RlpA family protein, translating into MLAMPIRKPLKLLAFAALSLLVVSCSTSRSPQQKSSNAVRSMPGLDVNRAHKDGAPWWDVDVSRIPDATPTLHTGPYKANPYTVLGKTYFPIQESKNYVASGTASWYGTKFHGQNTANGEVYDLYGMSAAHKTLPLPSYVRVTNLDNNRSVILRVNDRGPFYSDRIIDLSYAAAKKLGYAETGTARVKVEGIDPQQWWAQRGRPAPLMLNEPQVAQNSAPVVTASTGTVEQWTPPPQQHAAAVVPVQVKNTAPAGSGQYLQVGAFANPDAAELLRSKLSSMVSAPVFISSIVRNQQTLHRVRLGPFGTPGEAQQAQNSVRLANLGQPSVVTAE; encoded by the coding sequence ATGCTGGCAATGCCAATCCGCAAACCCCTGAAGCTGCTGGCTTTTGCCGCGTTGTCCTTGCTGGTGGTCAGTTGCTCGACGAGCCGCTCGCCGCAGCAGAAATCTTCGAATGCCGTGCGTTCCATGCCGGGGCTGGACGTCAACCGTGCCCACAAGGATGGCGCGCCCTGGTGGGATGTCGACGTTTCGCGGATCCCCGATGCGACTCCGACCCTGCATACCGGCCCGTACAAGGCCAATCCTTACACGGTACTGGGCAAGACCTACTTCCCGATCCAGGAGTCGAAGAACTACGTGGCTTCCGGCACGGCCTCCTGGTACGGCACCAAGTTCCATGGCCAGAACACTGCCAATGGCGAGGTCTATGACCTGTACGGCATGAGCGCCGCGCACAAGACCCTGCCATTGCCCAGTTACGTCAGGGTCACCAACCTGGACAACAACCGCAGCGTGATCCTGCGGGTCAACGACCGCGGTCCGTTCTATTCCGACCGGATCATCGACCTGTCCTACGCGGCGGCGAAGAAACTCGGTTATGCCGAAACCGGCACTGCCCGGGTCAAGGTCGAGGGCATCGATCCGCAGCAATGGTGGGCCCAGCGTGGCCGTCCGGCGCCGTTGATGCTCAACGAGCCGCAAGTGGCGCAAAATAGCGCGCCGGTGGTCACGGCCTCGACCGGCACTGTCGAACAATGGACGCCGCCGCCCCAGCAACACGCCGCTGCGGTGGTCCCGGTACAAGTGAAGAACACCGCTCCAGCGGGCTCCGGGCAGTATCTGCAGGTGGGCGCCTTCGCCAACCCGGACGCTGCCGAGCTGTTGCGGTCGAAATTGAGCAGCATGGTGAGCGCCCCGGTGTTCATCAGCTCGATCGTGCGCAACCAGCAGACGCTGCATCGGGTCCGCCTGGGGCCGTTCGGCACGCCGGGTGAGGCCCAGCAAGCGCAGAACAGCGTGCGCTTGGCTAACCTGGGGCAGCCCAGCGTGGTCACTGCCGAGTAA
- a CDS encoding D-alanyl-D-alanine carboxypeptidase family protein, whose protein sequence is MNITTFAKRLCLLVPLIITPAAWAVEAMPSPPQLAAKSYVLMDASSGNVLVENNGDQRLPPASLTKLMTAYIATLEIRRGQIGENDPVTVSENAWRTGGSRMFIKVGSQVTVSDLLHGIIIQSGNDASVAVSEHIAGSEDAFADMMNKTAADLGMSNSHFMNPTGLPNPEHYSSAHDMAVLARAIIHEDPAHYAIYSQKEFFWNGIKQPNRNLLLWRDKTVDGLKTGHTDEAGYCMVSSAVRDGMRLIAVVFGTNSEQARAAETQKLLTYGFRFFETQTFYQKGTELAQAQVWKGTTHQVKAGLAEDLTMTMPKGQLKKLAASMTMNPQLVAPIAKGDVIGKVEVKLDDKVVHSADLIALEAVDEGGIFRRMWDSIRLFFYGLFN, encoded by the coding sequence ATGAACATCACCACCTTTGCCAAACGCCTGTGCCTGCTTGTCCCGCTGATCATCACGCCCGCCGCCTGGGCGGTCGAAGCGATGCCGTCGCCACCGCAACTGGCCGCCAAATCCTATGTGCTCATGGACGCCAGCAGCGGTAACGTGCTGGTGGAGAACAATGGTGACCAGCGCCTGCCTCCGGCCAGCCTGACCAAGCTGATGACCGCCTACATCGCGACCCTGGAGATCCGTCGCGGTCAGATCGGCGAGAACGATCCGGTGACCGTCAGCGAGAACGCCTGGCGCACCGGCGGTTCGCGGATGTTCATCAAGGTGGGATCGCAGGTGACCGTCAGCGATCTGCTGCACGGGATCATCATCCAGTCGGGTAACGACGCCAGCGTCGCGGTTTCCGAGCACATCGCCGGCAGCGAAGACGCCTTCGCCGACATGATGAACAAGACCGCGGCCGACCTGGGCATGAGCAACAGCCACTTCATGAACCCTACCGGTCTGCCGAATCCCGAGCACTATTCGTCGGCTCACGACATGGCGGTGCTGGCGCGGGCGATCATCCACGAAGACCCGGCTCACTACGCCATCTATTCGCAGAAAGAGTTCTTCTGGAACGGTATCAAGCAACCCAACCGTAACCTCTTGCTGTGGCGCGACAAGACCGTCGACGGTCTGAAAACCGGCCACACTGACGAGGCCGGCTATTGCATGGTGTCCTCGGCCGTGCGTGATGGCATGCGTCTGATCGCCGTGGTGTTCGGCACCAACAGCGAACAGGCTCGCGCCGCCGAAACCCAGAAGCTGCTGACCTATGGCTTCCGCTTCTTCGAAACCCAGACCTTCTACCAGAAGGGCACCGAACTGGCCCAGGCCCAGGTCTGGAAGGGCACCACTCATCAGGTCAAGGCCGGTCTGGCCGAAGATCTGACCATGACCATGCCTAAAGGCCAGCTGAAGAAACTCGCTGCCAGCATGACCATGAACCCGCAACTGGTTGCGCCGATCGCCAAGGGCGACGTGATTGGTAAAGTCGAAGTGAAGCTGGACGATAAGGTGGTGCACAGCGCCGACCTGATCGCTCTGGAAGCGGTCGACGAAGGTGGTATCTTCCGCCGCATGTGGGATAGCATCCGCCTATTCTTCTACGGTTTGTTCAACTGA
- a CDS encoding DUF493 domain-containing protein, whose translation MTDTDVKSHKIEFPVDDYPIKVIGDTVVGFKDTVIEILAKYATLDIKSLAERQSSNGKYTTVQLHITATGEDQLRDINSALRATGVVHMVL comes from the coding sequence ATGACAGACACTGACGTTAAGTCGCACAAGATTGAATTTCCCGTCGATGACTATCCGATCAAGGTGATCGGTGACACGGTTGTCGGCTTCAAGGACACCGTGATCGAGATCCTTGCCAAGTACGCCACCCTGGACATCAAGTCCCTGGCCGAGCGTCAGAGCAGCAACGGCAAGTACACCACGGTACAACTGCACATCACCGCCACCGGCGAAGACCAACTGCGTGATATCAATAGTGCCCTGCGTGCTACCGGTGTCGTCCACATGGTGCTGTGA
- the lipB gene encoding lipoyl(octanoyl) transferase LipB produces the protein MPQTLGFRELGLMAYEPVWQAMQRFTNERGTSAPDEVWLVQHPPVFTQGQAGKAEHLLLPGDIPVVQADRGGQVTYHGPGQLVAYLLLDVRRLGFGVRDLVSRMEQCLVELLASYGVPAAAKPDAPGVYVDGAKIASLGLRIRHGCSFHGLALNVDMDLQPFRRINPCGYAGLAMTQLSDHAGPIEFAEVSARLRAQLVKHLDYAEQTTLTGGID, from the coding sequence ATGCCGCAAACGCTGGGCTTTCGTGAGCTTGGCCTGATGGCCTACGAGCCGGTCTGGCAGGCCATGCAGCGCTTTACCAACGAACGCGGCACCAGCGCACCGGACGAAGTCTGGCTGGTGCAGCATCCCCCGGTCTTCACCCAGGGCCAGGCGGGCAAGGCCGAGCATCTGTTGCTGCCGGGAGATATTCCGGTGGTGCAGGCCGATCGCGGCGGACAGGTGACTTATCACGGTCCGGGCCAGTTGGTGGCCTACTTGCTGCTGGATGTACGCAGGCTGGGTTTCGGTGTGCGTGATCTGGTCAGCCGCATGGAGCAATGCCTGGTGGAGTTGTTGGCCAGCTATGGCGTGCCGGCGGCGGCCAAGCCCGATGCACCGGGGGTCTACGTCGACGGGGCGAAAATTGCCTCGTTGGGCCTGCGCATCCGCCACGGATGCTCCTTTCACGGCCTGGCCTTGAACGTAGACATGGATTTGCAGCCGTTTCGACGGATTAACCCCTGTGGTTATGCCGGGTTGGCGATGACCCAACTGAGCGACCATGCAGGGCCGATTGAATTTGCCGAGGTAAGTGCCCGGCTGCGCGCGCAGCTCGTCAAACACCTCGACTATGCTGAGCAGACGACCCTAACGGGCGGAATCGACTGA
- the lipA gene encoding lipoyl synthase, whose protein sequence is MTTAQDAVETLIPTLDVSERAARPKVETGVKLRGAEKVARIPVKIIPTTELPKKPDWIRVRIPVSPEVDRIKQLLRKHKLHSVCEEASCPNLGECFSGGTATFMIMGDICTRRCPFCDVGHGRPKPLDVDEPMNLAVAIADLRLKYVVITSVDRDDLRDGGAQHFADCIREIRKLSPNVQLETLVPDYRGRMDVALEITAATPPDVFNHNLETVPRLYKAARPGSDYQWSLTLLQKFKQLVPHVPTKSGLMLGLGETDDEVIEVMKRMREHDIDMLTLGQYLQPSRNHLPVQRFVHPDTFAWFAEEGYKMGFKNVASGPLVRSSYHADEQAKLAKEGLVS, encoded by the coding sequence ATGACTACTGCGCAAGACGCTGTTGAAACCCTGATCCCGACGCTGGATGTTTCCGAGCGGGCGGCCCGTCCGAAAGTTGAAACCGGCGTCAAATTGCGCGGTGCGGAGAAGGTCGCGCGCATTCCGGTGAAGATCATTCCGACCACCGAGTTGCCGAAGAAGCCGGACTGGATCCGTGTGCGCATCCCGGTCTCCCCGGAGGTTGACCGGATCAAGCAACTGCTGCGCAAGCACAAGTTGCACAGCGTCTGCGAAGAAGCATCCTGCCCGAACCTGGGCGAATGTTTCTCCGGCGGTACTGCGACCTTCATGATTATGGGCGACATCTGCACCCGTCGCTGCCCGTTCTGTGACGTTGGCCACGGCCGTCCAAAGCCGTTGGATGTCGATGAGCCGATGAACCTGGCGGTGGCCATCGCCGATCTGCGCCTGAAGTACGTGGTGATCACCTCGGTGGACCGCGATGACCTGCGTGACGGCGGTGCCCAGCACTTTGCCGACTGCATTCGCGAGATTCGCAAGCTGTCGCCGAACGTGCAGCTGGAAACCCTGGTTCCCGACTATCGCGGTCGCATGGACGTCGCCCTGGAAATCACCGCCGCCACGCCGCCGGATGTGTTCAACCACAACCTGGAAACCGTGCCACGCCTGTACAAGGCGGCGCGTCCAGGCTCGGACTACCAGTGGTCGCTGACCCTGCTGCAGAAGTTCAAGCAACTGGTGCCCCATGTACCGACCAAGTCCGGCCTGATGCTGGGTCTGGGCGAAACCGACGACGAAGTCATCGAAGTCATGAAGCGCATGCGTGAGCACGACATCGACATGCTGACCCTCGGCCAGTACCTGCAGCCGTCGCGCAACCACCTGCCGGTTCAACGCTTCGTGCACCCGGACACCTTCGCCTGGTTTGCCGAGGAAGGTTACAAGATGGGTTTCAAGAACGTCGCTTCCGGTCCGCTGGTACGTTCCTCGTATCACGCCGATGAACAAGCGAAGCTGGCCAAGGAAGGCCTGGTTTCCTGA
- a CDS encoding LD-carboxypeptidase, giving the protein MPIQPTVALHAHLPVPALAAEGVIGLIAPAGPAALDAEKACQWMRSRGYTLRIFPGVGQQEGYLAGSDQVRLDDLHEAFSDSEIDAIVCLRGGYGSPRLLDKIDFELLRRHPKPFVGYSDITALHLAINLYAGFVSFHGPMLNADLLGGKQAPTEASFFNMLRGQVKSGSLLPHPVAFPLTTVEPGIAQGPLVGGNLSMIASTLGTPYEINTGGIILFIEDVNEPLYRIDRLLNHLRLAGKLEGLRGVLVGDVAGVDFTALCALLKQVFEPLRIPVLAGWRSGHCDPNLTLPMGAQVKLDAGARELTLAQDVVFR; this is encoded by the coding sequence ATGCCCATCCAACCCACTGTTGCCCTTCATGCTCATCTGCCGGTGCCGGCATTGGCGGCGGAAGGCGTCATTGGCCTTATCGCCCCCGCAGGTCCCGCAGCGCTGGATGCCGAAAAAGCCTGCCAATGGATGCGTTCCCGGGGCTATACGCTGCGGATCTTTCCTGGTGTGGGTCAACAGGAGGGTTACCTGGCAGGCAGTGATCAGGTCCGTCTCGACGACTTGCACGAGGCTTTTTCCGATAGCGAGATCGACGCCATTGTCTGTCTGCGTGGGGGCTATGGCAGTCCGCGCTTGCTGGACAAGATCGACTTCGAGCTGTTGCGACGCCATCCCAAGCCATTTGTCGGCTACAGCGACATCACCGCCCTGCACCTGGCGATCAATCTTTATGCGGGCTTTGTCAGCTTTCATGGACCGATGCTCAATGCCGACCTGCTGGGCGGCAAGCAGGCGCCCACTGAGGCGTCGTTTTTCAACATGCTCAGAGGGCAGGTCAAGAGCGGCAGCCTGCTCCCCCATCCGGTAGCCTTTCCCTTGACCACGGTGGAGCCGGGTATCGCCCAAGGGCCACTGGTGGGCGGCAATCTGTCGATGATTGCCAGTACCTTGGGCACGCCTTACGAAATCAATACCGGCGGCATCATTCTGTTTATCGAAGACGTCAACGAGCCGCTGTACCGCATCGACCGCTTGCTCAATCACCTGCGCCTGGCCGGCAAGCTGGAGGGGCTGCGCGGGGTTTTGGTCGGGGATGTGGCCGGTGTGGATTTCACCGCGTTGTGCGCGTTGCTCAAGCAGGTCTTTGAGCCCTTGCGGATTCCGGTGCTGGCGGGATGGCGCAGTGGTCATTGCGATCCGAACCTGACCTTGCCGATGGGCGCGCAGGTCAAGCTGGATGCAGGGGCCAGGGAGTTGACCCTGGCTCAGGACGTGGTGTTCAGGTGA